Part of the Lichenicola cladoniae genome is shown below.
CCTGCTCGATGCCGAGCACGCCGCACGTCTAGCCGCCCTGGCAGTGGCACAGGCCTCCTCTGCCATATCAGACGCCGACATGGCCGGTGCGTGGCTGGCGTTCGGCCGGATCTCCATGCGGATGGACAAGGTGATGGACGCGCGCGCGGCCTTTATCGAGGCGTTGGGCCTGCAACCGCTTTCGTCAGACATCGGTTGCGACCTGGCGCTAGCGGAGCATCTGTGCGGTCAGCCGCTGTTGGCGACGGCGCGTCTGCGTGCGGTGCTGGATCGCGATCCCGGCTGTCACGCTGCATGTCTGGCGCTGGCCAGCCGCCTGCTGCTCGATGACGAGGCAGCGACAGCGCTCGGTCTGCTGGACAGCGTTGTCGCGCCACCGCACGGTCCATTGCGGGCGAAGTGGCACGCGGAGCGGGCGCAGGCGCTGGTGGCACTCGGCCGCAATGACGCGGCAGCTCGCGAACTCGATCAGGCGGAACGGTATCCGGTCGAGGAACTCCAGCTCCTGCTGAATTGGCAGCGCTTCGTGCTGGCGCGCCGCAACCGGCGGCCAGAAGCGGTTATGCTGGGGGACCGGGTCGCCCGCCTGGCGACAATCCGCGAAGCCGGAACTCTCGAGCACAGGATCGACGTGCATTTCGATCTGGCGGACCTGCGGCGTAAGGAGGGGGATCGCCCGGCGGCATTCGGGAACTGGAAGCGCGGCCATACGCTTCTCGGCGCCGCGCAGCCATTCTCCCGCCCTGATCACGAGCGGTATCTGGCGGCGATCATGCAGAGCTTCGACGCGCGCCGGCTGGCTGACGGACCGCGCGCCGGCACGGTCGATCCCGCCCCAGTGTTCATCGTCGGCCTGCCGCGAACCGGCACCAGTCTGCTTGAGCAGATTCTGAGCGCCCACCCGATGGTACATGGTGCAGGCGAGCGGCTGGCCGTACGCGAAACATTGGCCGGGCTCACCGGAACAAATACGGCCGCCACGGCGATGCTGCGGGCAGCCGGTCTCGACGCGACGATCCTGACGACGGCGTCGAGCGATTATCTGGCCTGCCTGCACGCGCTGGCTCCATCGGCGGCGCGCGTGCTGGACAAGATGCCGGACAATGTCTTTCAGCTCGGCTTCATCGCCACGCTGCTACCCCAGGCGCGGATCATCTGCTGCACGCGCGACCTGCGCGATGTCGGCGCATCGATCTTCCAGCATCGCTTCATCGGCCATCATCCCTATGCGCACGATCTCGCCGACCTCGGTTGGTACATGGCGGCACATCGGAGGTTGCTGGCGTACTGGCAGGCGAACCTGCCATCGCCGATGCTGATGCTCGATCATCAGGACTGGATCGCGGATTTCGACGCCACGCTGCGCCGTGTGCTGGCGTTCCTCGACCTGCCTTACGACCCGGCCTGCGAGAGGTTTTTCGAAAATGACCGCCGCGTCGGAACCGCCAGCCGTGCGCAGGTGCGGCGGCCGATCAATGCGGATGGCGTCGGCCGCTGGCGCGACTATGCCGAGCAATTGGCACCTATGCTGCGCGAACTGCCGCCAGGCGTCTGACATGAAAAAGGCTGTGCGCCACAAGGTCGCACAGCCTCCATTCATGACCCTGTGAAGGAACGATCAGAACTTGACCTGCATCCTTGCATAGAAGAACCGGCCGAGGACGTCATAGACGGTTGGCGCGGTATTGGTCGACGCATCGAGCGCGAAGGGCGGCGTGCGATCGAACAGGTTGTCGATACCGGCGACCAGTCCGATCTTCTTGAAGTTATAGGTGGCCACGATGTCGTGGTAGAAGACCTCGTTGGTCTTATAGAAGCGCTCGGCGTCGGGGCTGAAATTCGCCCCGCCTTCGTTGTAGGTCATGCCGTCGATGTAGCGGACCGTCCAGCTGAAGCTGAAGGGGCCGTGCGCGTAGGTGCCGGTGAAGTTGTCGCGGATCACCGGCACGCCGACCGGATACAGGCCGCCACCGAGAACCGTATTGAGCGTACCTTTCAGGTTGTAGAACTGACCGCCGTTTACGAGCTGTTCGGTGTAGCCGATGGTGTCGACCAGCTCGTTGGTGAAGCTCAGCGTGTTGTGGCCGCGCAGCTTGATCAGATAGCTCATATCGAAATCGATGCCATTGGTGCGCGTCACACCTAAATTCTGCTCCGGAGCACTGGCCAGGGAGATCTGGCTGGAGGCATTACGCGTCCCGGCGCTGGCGCAGAATGGGCTGCTCAGATTGACGCTCGTGTAGCACTGATCCTCGACATACTGCACCGGCACCTCGCCGATCGAGTTGTTGATCGAGGTATGATAGTAGTCGATCTCGGCAGAGAAGTTCTTAAGGAAGCGCGGTGTCAGCACGGTGCCGATAGTGTAGGTGCGCGAGCTTTCCGGCGTGAGCTGAGGATTGCCGCCAACCAGTGTCGCGATCTGGCCGGAACCGGCCTGCTGGAAGCCGACGGGAACACCTTTCCGGGCGCAGTTGGCGGCGACGGTGCCGGCAAGGGCCCCGTAGCTGGAGATCTGCCCGCACGGATCGTTACCCTGCTCGAAGCTGAGAGTACTGCCGCCGAACGCCTCAGAGATTGCAGGCTGGCGGACCGAGGTGCCCAGGTTGGCGCGGAAACGGATATCCCGGGACGGAGACCAGTTTAGGCCGGCCTTGAAGTTCTGCACGCCGCCGAAGGTGTTGTAGTCGGACCAACGACCGGACACATCTGCGGACAGATCCTTTGCCATCACGAGGTTCTTCAGGATCGGGATGTTCAGCTCGCCGAACACTTCGCCGACGTCGAAGCCGCCGCCGGTCGGAAACTCCTGAGCCGCAGTCGACTGACCGGCCTCGACGAACGGATCGGGATGATAGGCGCCGTTCTCCTGGCGATACTCGAAGCCGACTGCCAGACCGAGCGGACCATACGGCAGCTGCAGCAGCTTGTTGTTGGTGATGGTGCCCCCATAGTCGCGGAACTGATAGTACGCGTTGGAGCTCGCCGTGTACCTGACGTAGTTGACGGCCGCAGCGCTGGCTGCATTTGCGCCGAACGGGTTGAACAAGGCGCAACCTTCAGCGGCATTGCAGAGGCTGGCATTGAACGGGTCGGCCGGATTGCCGTCGGAGCCGAGCGAATTCGCGAGCCTGGTGGCGTTGATCTGGTTGGTCTCGTGAATGGTCGTGTTGGAATAGCCGTAGGTGAAGTAGCCGTCGTAGTTCCAGTTGCCGGTAATGTTGCCGCGGGCGCCGACTGTCGCCTGGTAGGTGTCCGTGCCGGTGTTGTACTGACGCGCGCCGAGATCGGTCGAGCGGCGATATCCGCTCAGCGCCTCGTCGACGCCCAACGCCTCGGCAAACGGGTTGCCTTGCGGAATGATCAGCGACGTCGGGGTGTTCGGATTGCCGGTGACCGGCTGGCCCGAGAGCTGCGTCTCGGTATTCTTGTGGGTGTAGAACGCCGACGCGTAAGCGGTGAAGTGGTCGTTGACGTCGAAATGCGTCTCCGCCGCGAGATTGGCCTGCGACTCGTAGTTCGAGAGGTAGGTGTCGTGGCCGTAATCATAGCGGCCGTTGATGTTCGGCGTGGAGCCGTTCGCGCCCAGATAGCTATTGACGAACGGAACGACCTGGCCGTTGACCACGGTGCCGCCGCCGCCGGATGCGAAGGCGTTCTCCGCTGGAGTGCCCGTTGCCGAGCCGAAATAGCGCCCGTTGACCGGGAAACCGGAACCGATCGTGTAGGGGTTGCCAGGACCGTTATCGGCGGAAACGACCGGATCGGACCAGTCGCGATCCTTCTGCAGCACCGGCTGACGTTGCAGGTAGTGGCCGCTCACCTCGAAGTTGCCGCGGCCTTGCGCGAAGTCGAACCCGGTGAGGCCGGAGATGTCGCCCTGCTTGTCGTCACCTGACGCGGTGATGTTGCCGCCGAGGTTGATTTGCGTGCCGGCGAAATTCTTCTTCGTAATGATGTTGATGACGCCGGCGACCGCGTCGGCGCCGTAGATGGTCGAGGCGCCGTCCTTCAAGACCTCGATGCGGTCGACCATCTGGATCGGGATGGTGTCGAGATCGACGCAGTCGTTGCCGGTGCCATAGGCGGAATGGACAAAGCGGCGCCCGTCCACCAGCACCAGGGTGCGGTTGATGCCGAGATTGAGCAGGTCGAGGCAGGACGACCCGTTGCCGCCGTTGTTGGTGGTGGCGAAGTTGCCATCGGTGCCGATCGACGGGAGCTTTTTGAGCACGTCCTCGATGGTCTGCGAGCTGGACTGCTCGATCTGCTTGGCAGTGACGACAGTGATCGGCGCTTCGCTCGTCACGTTGCTGGTCCGCAGCCGCGAGCCGGTGACTTCGACGTTCTCGGTCGGCGTGGGGCCAGTCTGCGGTGTCGCACCGGCAGCGAACGGCGTGCCGGCGATCTGGGCGAATGCCGGGGCTGAGCCAAGTACCGGCGCCAGCGCAAGCGCCGCGATCGACCCGGTCAAACCGGCTCGAAGGGTGAAGTAACGGGGTCGTGTCATCTTCGGCACTCCAAAACCCGCCTCAGTGACGGGACAGACGACAAGAAATTGACCGTGGGACGATGCGGCGGCGGCAGTCGTCTGGAAGAGGGCGTCGATAACGAAATCGAGAGTGCCCAGTCTCCTTCGACGAAAATCGTTGCAGCAAGCCTTTCAGGCAAAGGGGTGGAGCCGAAAGACCGTGTTGCGACGGGTTACGGCATGTGGCGATACTTAAAGTTCAGACACGTCACCCATGCAATGCCCGCATGGAACCCTGTTACAATGCCATGACGCCACGTTGCTGAAAGGTCACACAGTCGTTCCGCAGACGGGTGCATGCCGTCGCGCCCGTGCCACAACGCCGAGCAACCGACCGGTCATCGGCAGCCGGTGCTTCTTCCGGACGCGAAAACCGGCTACGTCCAAGCGGATGACGCGGCCGCAGCTCGGCCGCCTGGGTGTCGCGCGCCAACCGCCTGACCGGCGGCGCGTGAACGGAGGGCGTGTGACGATGACAAGACGGATCTGGTTGCTGGCAGGCGTGGGCGCTGTCACGACGATGGCAAGCTTTGCGGATCGCGCCGCGGCACAGCCGGTTACCGGCCTGTATGGTGCCGTCGCCGGCGGCGCCAACCTGGCTCAGGACCAGACCGTCCGCCTGTCGTCGCAGGCTCCCAGCGGTCAGCTTCGCTACGGTCCCGGCCTGGCTGGCCTCGGCAGTGTCGGGTGGGGCTTCGGCAACGGGCTGCGGGCCGAGATCGAGGGCAACTATCGCCGCGACACCCTGCAGCACTTCCGCGGCACCAGCTTTCCGACGCTGGCCGGCGGAAACCAGGAAAGCTACGGCGGCATGGCCAACGTGCTGTTCGACATGGATATCGGCCAGAACTGGCTCTACCCGTATTTCGGGCTCGGTGTCGGCTATGCCTGGTCGCATTCCGAGATGCACTACGCCGGAGCGGAAAGCGCCGAGCGCATCGGCGGCACCAGCGACGGCAACTTCGCCTACCAGGGCATCTTCGGCCTGTCGGTGCCGGTGCCATGGGTCGTCGGGCTGTCGACCACGCTGGAATACCGCTTCTATTCGATCCTCGGGCCGCAGCGCTTCACCGGCGACGAGATCGGCAACCAGGGCGGGTTCGGTGCCAAGGCTTACGGTCGGGACCGTGGCAACCAGGACATCACCACCAACTACAACCACACCTTCCTGCTCGGCGTTCGCTACGAGCTGAATCCCGCGCCGCCGCCGCCGCCGCCGGTCGCGCCAGCGGTACCGGCAGCGCCGGCACCCGCGGAGGCGCGCACCTACCTGGTGTTCTTCGACTGGGACCGCTCCGACCTCACCGGCCGCGCCCGCGAGATCGTCGCCCAGGCGGCCCAGGCCTCGACCCACGTCCAGACGACGCGGATCGAGGTGGATGGCTATACAGATACCTCATCGATCCATGGCGGCGTGCGTGGTGCCAGCTACAACCAAGCGCTGTCCGTCCGTCGTGCAAAGAGCGTGCAGACCGAACTCGTTCGCGACGGCGTCCCCGCCTCGGCCATCGACACGCACGGCTACGGCGAAACCCGCCCCCTGGTGGCCACCGGCCCGAACACCCGCGAACCCCAGAACCGCCGCGTTGAAATCATTCTCCGCTAGAACCAAGCCTCCCGGCTGGTCTCCTGCAGATCAGCCGGAAGAGACCGGCCGAGAACGCGCTGTGCCGAGTGAGAGCTCCCTTCTCCGGGAGCGCTCTTCGAGGTTCCCGGAGCACACGGGAACCGCGTCGGCTCGCCGGCACAGTGCGTTATCGGCCGGTCTCTCAGCCGAGGCCGGCGAAGAGGGAGGTCGACAGATATCTCTCTGCAAACGAGGGGATGATCACCACGATCTGCTTGCCGGCATGCTCGGGACGGTGGGCAAGGGTGAGTGCAGCGTGCAGAGCCGCGCCGGAAGAAATACCGATCGGCAAGCCCTCCATCCGGGCGCAGCGCCGCGCGGCGGCAATCGCCTCACGCTCCGACACGGTCAGCACGCCATCCAGAACGTCCAACTCGAGCACGCCCGGGCAGAAGCCGGGCCCGATGCCCTGGATCCCGTGCGGCCCCGGCTCGTCGCCGTTCAGCACCGCACTCTCCGACGGCTCGACGCCGTAGACCTTCAGGCCAGGCTTGCGCGGCTTGAGGGCGCGGGCAATGCCGGTGACGGTGCCCCCGGTGCCGATGCCGGCCACGACCATGTCCACGCCACCTTCGGTATCGGCCCAGATCTCCTCGGCCGTAGTGCGGGCGTGGATGTCGGGATTGGACGGGTTGTCGAACTGGCGCGGCATCCAGGCATCCGGCGTACTGGCCAGGATCTCCTTGGCGCGGGCGATCGCGCCGGCCATGCCGAGCCGCGACGGGGTAAGCTCCAGCTGCACGTCCATCAGCCGCAGCATCTTGCGTCGCTCGACCGAGGCACCTTCCGGCATGGTGACGATCAGCCGGTAGCCGCGCGAAGCCGCGACGAACGCCAGCGCGATGCCGGTATTGCCGGAGGTGGGTTCGACCAGGACGGTGCGGCCGGGGGTGATGGTGCCGGCCCATTCGGCTTCCAGCAGCATCGAGGCGCCGATCCGGTCCTTGACCGAGCCGAGCGGATTGAAGAACTCCAGCTTCAGCATGACGTCGCCGACCAGTTCGTCTTCCTTGGTCAGGCGGGGCAGCCTGACCAGAGGCGTGCCGCCGATCGTCTCGACGATGCTGTCGTAGATCCGGCGACGTGGTGCGGCAAAGCCGGAGAAGCCCGGGCCTTGCTCGACAGGGCCGGGATCCCGGAGTTTCGCGCTGGAAGTGGTCGAAAGCCGTTCGGTGCGTGCCATACGGTGATTATAGCACCGATCTGCGGCGTGGATAAGCGACGAAGCCCATGATATACTAGAGGCCACGCAGCCGGTTGCGAGTCTTCGTCGACGTCGCACTGCCTGCTGCCATCGTACGATCGGGGACGGAGATGCTGCTACGGCGCGACAGGGCGATGATTGCAGTGTTGATCATGCTGGATGTTGCTTTCCACGCCGGCCGCGCCGGCACGGTCAGTGCGGCAGATATCGCCGAACGTGCGGGTCTCGCCCGCCGGGGCATCGAGCCCTTGCTGCAGACGCTATCCCGTTCATCGCTGCTGGAAAGCGTCCGCGGGCCGCGCGGCGGCTACCGGCTCGGCCGCCCGCGCCGCGATATCCGCCTGTCGGAAGTGATCGAGACCGCGGTGTCCGACGATGCCGGCAGTGAGGATGGCCCAATCGGCGAGCTGTTCGCCCGGGTCGTGGAGCCGAGCTGGAAGCAGCTCGACGACGGCCTCAGAACGCAGCTGCATGACCTCACGCTTGATGATCTGGTTCGTCGCGCCGAGGGCGCCGGATTGAGACGCCCCCTGGCAGAGCCGATCAGCTTCTCCATATAGGGTTTAAGGCTGCATCAGAAGCGAACCACTGCCCTGCGGCGTGGTCCGTTTGACCTGCGCCGCGTGGTCGTTTTAATCGCACGTATGGCCGAGCGGCATGTAGGCCCCGAGACCTCGCCGCCCCTTGCGTGGCCGCGGATATATTGATCGACGGCGCCCAAGGAACAGCATCATGACGATCCAACTGGGCCAGATTGCCCCCGATTTCGAGCAGGACACCACCCTGGGACGGATACGTTTCCACGAGTGGCTTGGCGATAGCTGGGGCGTGCTGTTCAGTCATCCGAAGGATTTCACCCCGGTTTGCACCACCGAGCTGGGCATGGTCGCACGGTTGGGACCGGAATGGGTGAAGCGGAACGTCAAGGTGATCGGCCTGTCGGTCGATCCGCTCGAGAGCCATCACGCCTGGGAGAAGGACATCGAGGAGACCCAGGGCCACGGGGTCGACTTCCCGATGATCGCCGATCCGGACCGCATCGTGTCGACGCTCTATGGGATGGTGCATCCGCTGGCCGATGCGAGCCTGACCGTCCGCACGGTGTTCGTGATCGACCCGAACAAGAAGGTCCGGCTCAGCCTCACCTATCCGCCATCAGCCGGCCGCAACTTCGATGAAGTGCTGCGGGTGATCGACAGCCTGCAACTCACCGACGCTCACAAGGTGACCACGCCGGCAAACTGGCAGTCTGGCGATGACGTGATCATTGCCCCGAGCGTCGATGACGAAACCGCCAAGGGCATGTTTCCCGCTGGATGGAAGACGCTGAAACCCTATCTACGCATGGTCAAGCAGCCAATCGACCGATAGCCACTCGACATTCTCCGACGCCGGGATCCCGTTCCCGGCTCTCCGCCCAGTCAGGATCACCGTTTTGCCCGACCAGATCATCGCAGCACCGAAGAAGCTCTCCGGCGTCGAGACGCTCAAGGAGAGCAGCCATGGCCTGCGCGGTCGCCTGGCTGAGGAGCTTGCGGAAGGCGGCATCCAGGTCAGCGAGGATGCCTACAACCTGCTGAAGTTCCATGGCAGCTACGAGCAGTTCGACCGCGACACGGCCACCGCGCTCAAGCAGCAGAAGCTGGAGAAGGAATACCAGTTCATGGTGCGCGTGCGCATGCCCGGCGGCATGCTCACCGCGGCTCAGTATCTCGGGCTGGACCGGCTGGCGGACGACCACGCCAACGGCACGCTGCGCATCACTACCCGCCAGGGCATCCAGTTCCACGGTATCGTCAAGGGCGAGCTAAAGCCCTCGATCGCGGCGATCAACCACACCTTGCTGACCACGCTGTGTGCGTGCGGCGACGTGGTGCGCAACCTGATGACGACCTCGGCGCCGCACAGCGATGCGCGCCATCGGCGGCTGCGCGACGACGCGCACATGCTGTCGACTGCCCTGCTTCCCAAGAGCCGCAGCTACTACGAGATCTTTCTCGACGAGCAGCCGGTTGCCGGCACCGACGAGACCGAAACGCTGTACGGCGAGACCTACCTGCCGCGAAAGTTCAAGATCGGACTGGCGGTTCCCGACGACAACAGCGCCGACGTGCTCGCCAACGACCTCGCGGTGATCGCGCTGTTCGAGCCGGATGCCGAGGGCAACGATGTCCTCCTCGGCTACAATATCGCGGTCGGCGGCGGGCTCGGCATGACCCACAACCGTGCCAACACCTTCCCGCGGCTGGCGACGCCGATCTGCTTCGTGGGTCCTGACCGGTTGCTGGCGATCGTCGAGGCGGTGATCCGTCTGCAGCGCGACCATGGCGACCGCACCGATCGCCGGCGTGCCCGCCTGAAATACGTGGTCGAGGATAACGGGCTGGTGTGGGTGAAACAGACCCTTGACGGCTATTACGGCGGCGACCTCGAAGGTCCGCGGCCGATGCCGAAGCTGCATATTCCCGAGCTGCTCGGCTGGCATGACCAGGGCGACGGGAGATGGTGGCTCGGCGTTCCGGTATCCTCCGGCCGCATCCAGGATACCCCGACAGTTACGCTGCGGACGGCATTGCGGCGCGTGGTCGAGCAGTTCGGCGTGGATCCGATCATGACCGCGCAGCAGGATATCCTGCTGTCCAACATCCAGCCGGGCGACCGCGCGGCGATCGACGCGCTGCTGGCCGAGCATGGCGTGGTGCCGGCGACTGCGCTGTCGACCTTCTCGCGGTTCGCACTGGCCTGTCCGGCGCTGCCGACCTGCGGACTGGCCCTGACCGAGGCGGAACGGGTGCGCGAGCCGATCGTCGAGAGCCTGGAGACGCTGCTACGCAGGCACGATCTGCAGGATCGCCGCATCAGCCTGCGCATCACCGGCTGCCCGAACGGCTGTGCGCGGTCCTACTCCGGCGATATTGGGCTGGTCGGGCGGATACCCGGTCACTACGCGATCTATGTCGGCGGTGATTTCGACGGTCAGACGCTGTCGTTCCGGCTGCTGGAGCGGGTGCCGGAAGCGAGGCTGGGCGAGAAGTTCGGCCCGTTGTTCGAGGCCTGGGCGCTGCAGGGTCAGCCGGACGAGGGGTTCGGCGAGTTCTGCACCAGGCTCGGCCGGGACGCGCTGCTGGCGCTGACCGGTGACCAGGAGCAAAGCGCCGCCTGATCCGGTCCACGAAAGGCCCCCGGCGTGTTCCGCCGGGGGCGTGATCCGGTCTAGGACGAGCTGGCCTTCTTGTGCTTCGTCCGGGTTGAGTGGGTCGACTTGCTGCTTCTGTGCGAGCTTTTCGAAGGCGTGGCGACATAGGGAGCCGGCGGCGGCGGCGGAAGCACGACGCCGGTCGCGTCCGCGAGTGCAGCAACCTGCAACGCCACGCGCGCATGGCCGGCGGTCGGGATGAGACTGACGGTGAAACCGTCCGGACCTGCGTAGGCAGTGGTCGCGGTATAATTCACCAGGGTCTGGTTGTTGTAATTATAGATGAACGCCTTGCCGTGCGCCGGCAGCGTCTGCAGCAGGAACGAGGCATAGGCGGTGCCATCCGGCTGCGATAGCGCGACGGTGCAGAGGCCATCGTCGGATCGCACGCTCATCTTCGCGCTACGCCCGGTCGGCCCGTTCACGATGGGGCTCACCGTGCAGACGGCGGACTGCTTCAGGTAGCCGAACGGATTCGGCGCAATGGCCGCGGCCGGCGCCGGCAATGGTTTCTGTGCACATCCGGTGATCAGGATGCCAGTCATCAACAGGGATGCAGCAGCTCGCACGTGCACTCGTCAGCTCCGAATTCTGGCAGCCCGCGACACGTGCGGGGGACAGTGCCATAAGCCAAAACCGAACGCGGCGGAAGACCGGGAAACGTTATCGAAAATTTGCGACTCGGGGCGTTTTTGCGATGCTTGCCGGATGAGGGGCGGAGCGGTAAACCACCTCCGCTGCAAGATCGAAATGGTTTTCTGGACGTATCTCGTAGTGAATCAGCGCTTGCGGTGCAACTCCGCCACACTGGTCCCGGTCTTTGCCGTTGTGGCAGGGATAATGCTTGCAGAACCGTCGTTTACGGCGTCATCCTCGCTTTATAGTTGAGGGAGGCCGTTGCTTCCCGCAGCACCTTCCTTGCCGCATGGCCCGGTCCGGAGAACACCATGTCTTTCCCTGTAGGGCGTATCGCGATGACGCCAAAATGTTCGCGGATACGGCAGTTGGGTCGCGCGACCATGGCCGGGGTGGTGGCGACCCTGCTAAGTAGCCAGGCGTTCGCAGCCGGCCAGTGCGGCATGTCGTCCGCCAGGCAGGCATTCGATGTGCAGGGCCTCAAGAGCGAGCTGATGGTCACCGCCCTCTCCTGCAACGTCCAGGATCGCTACAACGCGTTCGTCGAAAAATTCCGGCCGGACCTGACGGCACAGGAAGTGGCGCTGAACAGCTATTTCCGCACGACCTATGGTCGCGGCGCCCAGACCGCGCATGACGACTACATCACCCAGCTCGCTAATGCGCAGTCGGAGCGAGGCCTGAAGGCCGGCGTGGCGTTCTGCCAGCAGCGGGTGAGCATGTTCGACGAGGTCGCGGTGCTCGAAAATGCGACGGATCTCGGCGGCTATGCCGAGGCCAAGGACATCGTCCAGCCTGCCAGCTACGAGACCTGCGCCGCGCCGAGCTCGCTCAACCATCCGGCCCGCGTTCGTCATATTCGCGCCGTCAGAAGCAGCCACAAGGGCTGATCGATCTTCCCAGGGGTGGGGGTTTGTGGGGGGACCATGCGGTGACGCGTGGTCCCCCTTTCTGTTTTCCGGCCACCGGCACCGGA
Proteins encoded:
- the cysK gene encoding cysteine synthase A: MARTERLSTTSSAKLRDPGPVEQGPGFSGFAAPRRRIYDSIVETIGGTPLVRLPRLTKEDELVGDVMLKLEFFNPLGSVKDRIGASMLLEAEWAGTITPGRTVLVEPTSGNTGIALAFVAASRGYRLIVTMPEGASVERRKMLRLMDVQLELTPSRLGMAGAIARAKEILASTPDAWMPRQFDNPSNPDIHARTTAEEIWADTEGGVDMVVAGIGTGGTVTGIARALKPRKPGLKVYGVEPSESAVLNGDEPGPHGIQGIGPGFCPGVLELDVLDGVLTVSEREAIAAARRCARMEGLPIGISSGAALHAALTLAHRPEHAGKQIVVIIPSFAERYLSTSLFAGLG
- a CDS encoding RrF2 family transcriptional regulator, encoding MLLRRDRAMIAVLIMLDVAFHAGRAGTVSAADIAERAGLARRGIEPLLQTLSRSSLLESVRGPRGGYRLGRPRRDIRLSEVIETAVSDDAGSEDGPIGELFARVVEPSWKQLDDGLRTQLHDLTLDDLVRRAEGAGLRRPLAEPISFSI
- a CDS encoding NADPH-dependent assimilatory sulfite reductase hemoprotein subunit; the protein is MPDQIIAAPKKLSGVETLKESSHGLRGRLAEELAEGGIQVSEDAYNLLKFHGSYEQFDRDTATALKQQKLEKEYQFMVRVRMPGGMLTAAQYLGLDRLADDHANGTLRITTRQGIQFHGIVKGELKPSIAAINHTLLTTLCACGDVVRNLMTTSAPHSDARHRRLRDDAHMLSTALLPKSRSYYEIFLDEQPVAGTDETETLYGETYLPRKFKIGLAVPDDNSADVLANDLAVIALFEPDAEGNDVLLGYNIAVGGGLGMTHNRANTFPRLATPICFVGPDRLLAIVEAVIRLQRDHGDRTDRRRARLKYVVEDNGLVWVKQTLDGYYGGDLEGPRPMPKLHIPELLGWHDQGDGRWWLGVPVSSGRIQDTPTVTLRTALRRVVEQFGVDPIMTAQQDILLSNIQPGDRAAIDALLAEHGVVPATALSTFSRFALACPALPTCGLALTEAERVREPIVESLETLLRRHDLQDRRISLRITGCPNGCARSYSGDIGLVGRIPGHYAIYVGGDFDGQTLSFRLLERVPEARLGEKFGPLFEAWALQGQPDEGFGEFCTRLGRDALLALTGDQEQSAA
- a CDS encoding TonB-dependent receptor domain-containing protein, whose translation is MTRPRYFTLRAGLTGSIAALALAPVLGSAPAFAQIAGTPFAAGATPQTGPTPTENVEVTGSRLRTSNVTSEAPITVVTAKQIEQSSSQTIEDVLKKLPSIGTDGNFATTNNGGNGSSCLDLLNLGINRTLVLVDGRRFVHSAYGTGNDCVDLDTIPIQMVDRIEVLKDGASTIYGADAVAGVINIITKKNFAGTQINLGGNITASGDDKQGDISGLTGFDFAQGRGNFEVSGHYLQRQPVLQKDRDWSDPVVSADNGPGNPYTIGSGFPVNGRYFGSATGTPAENAFASGGGGTVVNGQVVPFVNSYLGANGSTPNINGRYDYGHDTYLSNYESQANLAAETHFDVNDHFTAYASAFYTHKNTETQLSGQPVTGNPNTPTSLIIPQGNPFAEALGVDEALSGYRRSTDLGARQYNTGTDTYQATVGARGNITGNWNYDGYFTYGYSNTTIHETNQINATRLANSLGSDGNPADPFNASLCNAAEGCALFNPFGANAASAAAVNYVRYTASSNAYYQFRDYGGTITNNKLLQLPYGPLGLAVGFEYRQENGAYHPDPFVEAGQSTAAQEFPTGGGFDVGEVFGELNIPILKNLVMAKDLSADVSGRWSDYNTFGGVQNFKAGLNWSPSRDIRFRANLGTSVRQPAISEAFGGSTLSFEQGNDPCGQISSYGALAGTVAANCARKGVPVGFQQAGSGQIATLVGGNPQLTPESSRTYTIGTVLTPRFLKNFSAEIDYYHTSINNSIGEVPVQYVEDQCYTSVNLSSPFCASAGTRNASSQISLASAPEQNLGVTRTNGIDFDMSYLIKLRGHNTLSFTNELVDTIGYTEQLVNGGQFYNLKGTLNTVLGGGLYPVGVPVIRDNFTGTYAHGPFSFSWTVRYIDGMTYNEGGANFSPDAERFYKTNEVFYHDIVATYNFKKIGLVAGIDNLFDRTPPFALDASTNTAPTVYDVLGRFFYARMQVKF
- a CDS encoding tetratricopeptide repeat-containing sulfotransferase family protein; protein product: MYAFQTGNYATAMRLLMPLLIQCPEDSELSRMYGMAMVRTGAAPEGLPSLARAVSLAPGDAVAATWLGIGLHAAGRFMEAAMSLEAATRQTPVDPAPLIHLSRALLKCDRPQEALAAAQRACSLAPRLLDAEHAARLAALAVAQASSAISDADMAGAWLAFGRISMRMDKVMDARAAFIEALGLQPLSSDIGCDLALAEHLCGQPLLATARLRAVLDRDPGCHAACLALASRLLLDDEAATALGLLDSVVAPPHGPLRAKWHAERAQALVALGRNDAAARELDQAERYPVEELQLLLNWQRFVLARRNRRPEAVMLGDRVARLATIREAGTLEHRIDVHFDLADLRRKEGDRPAAFGNWKRGHTLLGAAQPFSRPDHERYLAAIMQSFDARRLADGPRAGTVDPAPVFIVGLPRTGTSLLEQILSAHPMVHGAGERLAVRETLAGLTGTNTAATAMLRAAGLDATILTTASSDYLACLHALAPSAARVLDKMPDNVFQLGFIATLLPQARIICCTRDLRDVGASIFQHRFIGHHPYAHDLADLGWYMAAHRRLLAYWQANLPSPMLMLDHQDWIADFDATLRRVLAFLDLPYDPACERFFENDRRVGTASRAQVRRPINADGVGRWRDYAEQLAPMLRELPPGV
- a CDS encoding OmpA family protein, whose product is MTRRIWLLAGVGAVTTMASFADRAAAQPVTGLYGAVAGGANLAQDQTVRLSSQAPSGQLRYGPGLAGLGSVGWGFGNGLRAEIEGNYRRDTLQHFRGTSFPTLAGGNQESYGGMANVLFDMDIGQNWLYPYFGLGVGYAWSHSEMHYAGAESAERIGGTSDGNFAYQGIFGLSVPVPWVVGLSTTLEYRFYSILGPQRFTGDEIGNQGGFGAKAYGRDRGNQDITTNYNHTFLLGVRYELNPAPPPPPPVAPAVPAAPAPAEARTYLVFFDWDRSDLTGRAREIVAQAAQASTHVQTTRIEVDGYTDTSSIHGGVRGASYNQALSVRRAKSVQTELVRDGVPASAIDTHGYGETRPLVATGPNTREPQNRRVEIILR
- a CDS encoding peroxiredoxin, giving the protein MTIQLGQIAPDFEQDTTLGRIRFHEWLGDSWGVLFSHPKDFTPVCTTELGMVARLGPEWVKRNVKVIGLSVDPLESHHAWEKDIEETQGHGVDFPMIADPDRIVSTLYGMVHPLADASLTVRTVFVIDPNKKVRLSLTYPPSAGRNFDEVLRVIDSLQLTDAHKVTTPANWQSGDDVIIAPSVDDETAKGMFPAGWKTLKPYLRMVKQPIDR